The Brevundimonas vesicularis genome includes the window GCATCTTCGCCGGGGACGCCGATCCGTGGGATCTGGCCTCCAGCCCCTATGAGGCCGCCAAGTTCGATCGCACCATCGCCGCCCTTTCGACGCGGCGAGCAGCTTTTGCGCTCGAGGTCGGTTGTGCCGGCGGCGTCCTGACCGAGCGGCTGAGCACAGTCTGCGATCGTCTGTTGGCGATCGACGTCAGCCCGACCGCCCTGGAAAGGGCGCGCCAGCGTCTGTCGGGGCGGCCGAACGTCCGGTTCGCGGCCGCGGCCTTCCTCGCGACTGTCCGGTTCTGGACGGGCTGGATCTCGTCGTCCTGTCCGAGGTGGCCTACTACTGGAGCGACGCCGATCTGGACCTCGCAGCGCGACCCATCGCCGACGGGTTGGTTGAGGGGGACGCATCCTTCTGGTGCACTGGACCGGCGAGACCGACTATCCCCAAACCGCCGACGACGCCGTGGAACGCCTGTGGCTCGGATTGTCGGACATTATGAAGGTGGATCTCGCCGAACGGCATCCGAACTATCGCCTGGATTTGTGGAGCCGCCGATGACCAGCCTGTCCGCGCTCACGCTGGTTCGCAACCGGCAGGCGCATCTGGACCGATTGGTCGAGGGATTGATGCTCAGCGTCACGCCGCCCGACGAACTGGTCGTCATCGACATGAGCGATGCGCCGGTGACGCCGCCGCCGGTGGATTTTCCAGTCCGCATCGAACGTCTGGCGGGCGACGCCTTGCCTTTGGCCGCCGCCCGAAATCTGGCGGCCGCCTTGGCATCAGGCGATAACCTACTGTTTCTGGACGTGGATTGCATCGTGTCGTCGGCAGTTTGCGGCCGGATGCAGGCCGTGCTCGCCGAGCATGACGCCGTCGTCTGTCCAGAGGTGCTCTATCTTCCCGCCGGAGCCGTTCGTCCGGGCCCCCTGTCGGAAGTCGATCTGAGGGCCGCCGGACGACCCCATCCCGTGCGCCCCTTTCCACGGGAAGGCGAAAGCCCGGAGGGCAATCCGGGCCTGTTCTGGTCTCTGGCTTTCGCGCTCCGCCGCTCGACCTTCGATCGGATCGGCGGGTTCGACGAGACCTATGTCGGCTACGGCGCCGAAGACACGGACCTGGGTTTTCGCATCGCGCGAGAGGGCCTGCCGCTCCTCTTCGCCGGCGGCGCGCCAGTCTTCCACCAGCACCATGAGGGCTATGATCCGCCCCTGCAGCATTTCCGCGCCCTGATCGCCAACGCCAATCGCTTCCACGCCGCCTGGTCGATCTGGCCGATGGACGGTTGGCTAAGGGCGATGGCGGATATCGGACTGGTCGACTGGTCGTCGGATGAACTGACCATTTGCCGGGACCCAACGCCGGCAGAAATCGCCGCCGCACGAAAAGATCCTGCAAATCCCTTTTAGGACTACGGTCTTTCAGAGCGCAGGCTCGCCGTACGAATGAAACTCAACAAGCCGACGCAGTTCAGTGTCCGTCTTCTCTAGTGAGGAAGCAATCTTGATCAGGCGACCCACGCATCGGACCGTTACTGCGAAGTTGGCTTGGTCGCTGAGCTCATGGCTTTGACCGAAACGTGCGCTTCAACGCCGTCAGTCTTGCCGCTCAAACCCGGTACCTCATCGAGCTGGCGAAGACTGGTGAAACGACCTCTTTCCTCACGATAGCGAACGATTTCGAACCCGTGGCCGCGCAACATCTCAATCCCGTCCAAAGTATCGGCGCTGGCGATGTTCAGGTCGATCATCTCTCGTCTCCCTCAGGTCTGCCCGCCGGCCGGTGTCCGAGGGCGAAGTCGATGGCTTCGATATCGACCTTCAGCTTCACCAGATCACGGACGCGCTCGTGGTCGCCGGACGTCGGGGCGGCCACGGCGGTCGACCACACTTCGGTTGTCAGCTGCTCGCGGATGGCCAGAAGCTGTGCGGCCACGGCATCGTTGTCTCGGGTCATCGACACTATTTCAGGTCGGCGATCGCCTCGCCGGCCTCTTCTTCCTCGAGAAGAGCGGCGTTGTCGGCGTTTGCCGACAGGCGCACCCGATTGCCTTCAACCTCGGCGACCAGACCGCCCGAGAGGTAGTGGTGGTGACCACTATGCGATCCGCTGTCGGCCTTGGTGAGCTTGATGCGATCGCCTTCGACCTTATCGACGGTGCCGAGATGGACGCCGTCGGCGCCGATCACTTCCATATGCTCTTTGATGTTCGAGAGGTCGGTCATGGTGGGTCTCCGTTTGCCTACGCCATCAACGAGGCGCGACACGCGGCGTTCCAGAGACGAAAGCGTCGTAGCGGGTAATGCGGCTGCGATAAGGGCGTCTGCGCTGGGCGTTGGGCGCTGGCGACAGGCTCACCGATAAGACCGGCGGCTCGCCCGCACCATTTCCTCGACCCAGTTGATCAACAGGGTGGCGTAAAGGCGCTGATGGGCGGGATCGCGCATCGCATGGGTCGCCTCGGCGATGATCCTGTGGCTGAACGAGTTCGCGTCCTTGAAGGCGGCCTGATAGGAGGCGATGACTTCTGGCGGAATGCGATCGTCCTTGCCCGACTGCACGATGAGGACGTCGCCCTCGAACGCGGCGCAGGCCGAGAGCGCCTTGTCTTCCTGCGGCGTTCGCAGTTGCTGTCGATAGGCGCGCACCGCGTCCTTATCGAGCTTGGCCTTGGGGACCTCCCAGTGCGCGTCCGGATAAAGGGCCGGGACACGCAGCGCCAACCAGCGCACGTCACGGATGCTCGTCAGCAGAGCCGACAGATAGCCTCCGTAGCTCGTGCCGATCACGCCGATCGCACCGGGATCGATCAGGGGCTGGGACGCCAAGTAGTCATAGGCCGCGGTCACGTCGTCGAACCCGTTCTGCCGGGTGACCTCGTCTCGGCTCGCATCGCTCTCGGCATGGCCTCGAAGGTCGAAGGTGAAACAGATGCAGCCCAGTCGAGCGAGATCCTCGGCCAGGCCAAGATCCTCTTCCTGATCGCCGCCCCAGCCGTGGACAAACAGAAATCCCGGCACGGGGGCTTCCGGCGTCAGAAGCGTGCCGGTCAGCTTCTGTCCGTCGACAGACAGTCGGACTTGCCCTTCCTCGACGGTGTCAGGTTCAGTCACGCTGTCCTCGTCACATATTTCGTCATCGGCCCGACCTTGGGGTCCTCACCCCGGAAATAGACGACATCCTCCGGTCCGACATCGGCGAGGCCGTACACCTCGACCGTGGCGGTTTCGACGGAAGTCAGCGCCGGCGACGCCGCGAAGGCCTCGATGGCGGCGATTTCCGCGCCCGTCGCGCCGCCGACCCGCCACGACTGCTCCAGAACGCCTACTCGCCTTCGCCCTCGCGCATCCTTGCCGGCGAGGACATCGTAGTTCCGGCGGGTCAGAACCAAGTCCGGATAGGCGCGCTGGGCGGCGTCGTCGAACACGGCGGCGCAGCGCACTGCTTCCACCGCCTCGGGGGTCAGTCCGAGGTGGGTCAGTCGGTCGAGATCGCCTCTCACGCACCTCAGTCGTGAACCGCCGTACACCTCCCGCCCTTTGTGATCGGTCGTTTCCCGTTGATCGCCAACGTAGCTGATGCGCAGTCCGCCGACCGACAGGGTTCCAACGCTGTAGGTTTCCACGCCGAGCAGGTTTTCCTCAAGGACGACGCCGAAGGCGGCGATTTGCGCTTCGTCCTGATCGGCGATGACGGCGACGAGCGCTTCAGGCGTTTCGACGACCGTCTGGCCCAGCCCTGCCTTGGCCAGGACGTCCTTGACGCGGACAGGCCCGGTCTTGAGGAGGCGTCGACCAGCTTCGATCGCGTCGGCGACGGAGAAGGCGGTGTAGCCTTCCAGAGCCGCATCGCCCAAACGGTCGGCCATGGTGTTGGACCAGCCGGCTGGGCAGGTCGCGGACCGATCGATCAGGCCGTGGGTGATCGCCTTGGTCGCGATGAAGCGGTGGGGCACGCGGCCGCCCAACAGATTGCCTGCGGTGAAGACGGTGCGCGAGGTCATGTCTTCACCGATCAGGGTGTCGCGAGGCACCAGCAAGACATCGGGTCCGACGTCTTCCGCGTCTTCGACCACATCAATGATCGGGAGCCGCAGAAGGCGCGCCAGGCGAGAGACCAACATCGCTCTGGACGCCTGATCGTGCAGATTGCCCGGATTGTGCCCGTCCGGATCGAACAGCGCGATGCCGGCGAGGGCGGCCGCATTGGTGAACGAGGGCATCGGGGCGACGCCCAATGGATCGATGATGGTCATGACGGTCAGTGCTCCCTGCAAAGGGTCAACCCCACGAGCGATCAACGGTTCAGCCGGCTCGCCCATTCTTTTCACAGGACCCGGAAGGTCATCGTTGGGAGGCCAGGCTGATGCCACGACAGGGCGGAAATCAGCTTTCCTGACGCCTAGTGCGGGCACCGACGTGATCATCTAGAGGTGCGTTTTCGCACAAAGGAACGGTGGCCCAGGGGGCGTCGTTGCCCATCCATGAGCGACCTGACAGCCAATATCGTGGGTACAGCGGCGGCGGTCTGCTCGATTACGAGCTTTGCGCCCCAAGCCCTCAAGATTTGGAAAGAGCGCGACGCGTCTTCGGTCAGCCTCAAGACCTATTCGCTTACCGTCACCTGTTTCATCCTCTGGGTGGTCTATGGCGTCATGACCCAAGCCTGGCCGGTGACGGTGTCGAACAGTTTTGCCCTGATCATGGCGGCGTCCGTCCTGATCATGAAGTGGCGATTTCGCGATGGCGATCCTGACGGGCATTAGGTCGCATACACCCGCTACCGCCTATCCTTCGCCTTGCCCGTGCCTGTCAGACGTGGCCCGGTTACAACCGGTATTGCTGGGGAGAGCCATGCAGACATGCTAGTTGTCCGATCAACAAGCGGCAGCCAAGGCCGACGGTCAGCAATTCCGAGACAGCGCGGACCACTCGAGATTGACATTGACCCCGGTCGAAAGGCGTCAGCCGAAGAGCCCGTGGAGCCACCAGCTGAGATCGCCGGTCTGAGACTGTTCGCCATCGCCGCGTCGAAAGACCCAGAAGCGCGCGCCAGCTTCGTCCTCCAGCTGGAAATAGTCGCGCACCGCATCGCGTTCGCTGTCACGCCGCCACCATTCTCCGAAGATCCGCTCAGGGCCGTCAGCGCGCCTGACGCGATGACGAACGCCGCGCCAGCTGAAGGCGACCGGCGGCTGATCGGGCAGAAGCGCAACGGCCTCGATGGCTTCAGGATGGGCGAGCAGGCGGGAGGGGCGCGGCCAGCGGCGCGTCCATGTTTCCGACACCGGCGGCGCGGTCGGCGATAGTTTGCGGATCGAGCGTTCGGGCACGTCGCTCTGCGCCGGGGCCAGTCGATACAGGTTCTGCGGGCCGAAACGATTGGCGAGCAGATCGACGAGATCGCCGATGTCGGGCGTCGCCGGACCGCCCAGATCGTCCGCGTTCGGCGACCAGTCCAGCGGCAGGACAACCGGCGCCGCCAGGACCATAGCCTCCACGCCGAGACCAGGATCGACGGTTTCGATCTTGTCGCACAGCAGGCGTGTGAGCCGCGCGACATCGCGGACGGGGCGCGCCAGGCCGACGCGGATGGCTTCGGTCCGGTTGTCGATCCGTTCGAACTGGAGGTCGAGCCGGGAGGCGCCCAGCCCTTGAGCTTCGAGCGCACCGCTCAGGGCTTCGACCAGTTTGAGCGTGTAGCGGGCCAGGGTCTCGGGCGCGCCGATCGGCTCGGCGAAGACCCGTCGGACCTGGATCAACTCCGGAGCGTCGATCGGGGTGATCGGCTCATGGGCGCGGCCGTAGGCCTGATCCAGGCGACGGATCAGCTCCGGTCCGAAGCGCAGGGCCAATGGCGCGCGAGGCTTGGCTTCCAGCTCGCCGATGGTGTCGATCCCCAGACGCACCAAGCCATCGACCATGTCGGCGGGCAGGCGCAAAGCGCGCAAGGGCAGGCGACGAATAGCAGGCCCCCCGCGCGCGACGACGATCGTCGGTTCGGCGAGGTTGCGGGCCAAGGCGTGGGCGGCGCCCCAGGTGTCGGCGAGGGCGGCGCGGGCGCCCAGACCGACAGCGGCGGTCTGGGCGATCAGATCCTCGAGCAGGCCCTCATCGCCGCCATAGCGGTGACCGGCCCCGGTGACATCGAGTACCAAGCCGTCAGGCGGGTCGGCGGCCACGATCGGCGCATAGCGCCGCAGCGACCAGAGGGCGAGTTGGTCCAGGGCGGCCGCGTCCCCGGCGGGGTCGAAGGGATGAACGACCAGATCGGCGACGAGGGCCCGGGCCTGGGTCGCGGCCATGCCGGGATACAGGCGATGGGCGCGGGCGGCGGGGTCGGCGGCCAGAACGACGCGTTTGCGGCCCTGGCGCCCGATCAGGACCATCGGCGTATCAGGCGACGGCGCGTCGGGTCCAAGCCGGCGTCGCAGCCGATCGGTCGGCCAGGTGGGGAGGTAGAGCGAGACGACCCGTCTCATCGCAGGCTTCCAGTTCGAATTCCGCGCAGGCTCCGGCGCGGCAGCGGATCAGTTCGACAAACCAGCGCGGGCGGCCGACGCCGGGCACGGGCAGGGGGGCGGAGGGCAGGGCGGTGACCCGCCAGCGGGTGGCGGCGGCGGTCGGCTGGCCGAAGTCCGCCGCCTCGGCCTGACGTCGCCATCGTCGGACCGCCAGTCCAAGCGAGCCCGTGTCCTCGGCGACCAGCTGCAGCCGCCGGGACGCCGTCATGGACAGGCGGGCCACTTCGCCGACGACCGCGCCGAAGCCGCCGTGACGCAGGCCGTCCTCGAAGGCGGCCAGCAATCCGGCCTCGTCCTCGGCCTCCACATAGATGACTCGGTTCGAAGACAGCCCCGCCTGCTCCAGCGCCGGCGCGAACAGGTCCGGGCGGGTCACACACCAGAGCACCGGCCCCTGGGTGCGCGCTGCCACACCGGCCGCAAACAAGGCGGCAACGGCCCCATCGATGGCCCCGTCGCCGCCGCCAGCCACCTCATGCAGCGCGCCGAGCGCCAAGCCGCCGGCGGGCAGCCGGCGATCGAGCGCGGCCAGTCCAAACGGCAGCACGCCGCCAGGCGGACGTCGACCCGCCTCGATACGGGCGATCTCCGCGCGGAGCGCCTGGAAGGATGGGGAGGCGGCGGACATGTCTCCTGAAACCGGATGCGAGCTGAATGTTCCTTATTTGTTCTTACTCAAGCGTGTGAGAGTCAAGGCGGATCGCAACGGCGTTGTGGATCGCCCTTTGGTCGGTACCATCCCGGGCGCGGCGCGTTAGCCCCACGATGACGCAGCCCCTCCGATACCCCACCACCCCCGACGGCCGCTATTTCGTGGTTCGAGGCCGGCTGTGGCGGTGCTCCAATCCTGCTCTGTCGGCGGAGGCGAGGGACGAACTGGCGTATGATCTGATGTCGGCGCGCCGGGCGGTGCGGACGGCCTTGGCGGCTGAGGATACGGACGCTTTGGCCGCAGCGCGGCGCAGCGTCGACAAGGCCAAGGTGGGGTTGGGTGAGCGGGGCCCTGTGTGGTGGACCGACGGCTCGCCGGATCTCAATCGACACATGGTGCAAAACACTACCTATGCAGACTGGTTCGCCAGTCTGGGCGAGACGGCCGAATGACCACAGGACTCGACCGTTTCGTCCTAGCTCAAGACCCCGTGTTCGAAACGGCGATGGCCGAGCTCGCGGCGGGTCGCAAGACAAGCCACTGGATGTGGTTTGTCTTCCCCCAGGCCCGGTCGCTGGGACGGTCTTCGACAGCCGCCTTCTATGGCATCGGATCGCTCGCGGAGGCGCAGGCCTATCTGCTGCATCCCGTTCTAGGGGCGCGTCTCATCCGCGCAGCCCAAACCGCGACCACGGCGCCGGCGGCGTCGGTGCTTCAGCTGTTCGGATCGCCCGACGATCTCAAATCCGATCATCGATGACGCTATTCGCCGCCGTGGCGGCCGATCCGACCGTGTTCGACGCGGCGCTCGCGCGCTGGGGCCTTTCGCCTGATCCGTTGACCGCAGAACTTGTGTTGACCGCCAGGACGGGACCGGATCGTCTTTAAACAACTATCAGAGGCTTTACTGCGCCTAGCGCCGTTCTAGAAAAAGGCTAAACACATAAACCTAACGAGCATGATGATCGATTCCGCGCCACCACGGCCACGGAACAAGCTAATACCATTGGTGAATCCGCAATCGAGTCCGATAATCGTGACTGAGGTGCAACTTGGCTGACTCATCCTTGATCATAGATCGCATCGTCATCGTCGGGGGCGGCACGGCGGGGTGGATGGCAGCGGCCGCGCTGGCGCATGCGTTCGCGGGCGCCGGCAAGACCGTGACCTTGGTCGAATCCGAGGCGATCGGCATCATCGGCGTCGGCGAGGCGACGATCCCGGAAATCCTGAAGTTCAACGCGCGCCTGGGGATCGACGAGGCGGACTTCCTGCGTCAGACCAAGGCCACGTTCAAGCTGGGGATTGAGTTCGACGGCTGGCGACGCGAGGGCGAGCGCTATTTCCATCCGTTCGGCGCCTTCGGGCTGGATATGGAAGGCATCGCCTTTCATCATTTCTGGCTGAAAGCCTGCGCCGAAGGCGGGTCGGAGCCGTTGGAAACCTATTCCATGGCCTGGCAGGCCGCACGCCGTGGCCGTTTCGTTCATCCGCAGGGCGGGCCGCAGTCGCCGTTGTCCAGCCTGGGCTACGCCTATCATTTCGATGCGGCGCTATATGCCGCCTTCCTGCGCCTCTTTGCGGAGGGGCTGGGGGTCGTTCGGCGCGAAGGGCGGGTGGTCGAGGTCCAGCAGGCGGCGGATGGCGACATCACAGGCGTAAGGCTTGACGACGGGCGGGTCGTCGAAGGCGACTTCTTCATCGATTGCACCGGCTTCGTCGGCCTTCTGATCGAGCAGACGTTGACGTCCGGCTATGAGGACTGGAGTTCCTGGCTTTCATGTGACAGCGCTGTCGCCGTCCCATGCGAACGGGAGGGGGCGTTGTCTCCTTACACACGGTCGACGGCGCGCGAGGCCGGGTGGCAGTGGCGCATCCCGCTGCAACACCGGGTCGGCAACGGCTACGTCTATTCCTCGGCGCACATCTCACATCAGGAGGCCGAGGACGCGCTGATGTCGCGGTTGGAGGGCACGGCTCTGGCCGAGCCGCGTCGCCTGCGGTTCGCCACAGGCCGGCGCAAGGACTGCTGGAAGCGCAACTGTGTGGCGGTCGGACTGTCGAGCGGATTCCTCGAGCCGCTTGAATCGACCAGCATTCACCTGATCCAGAGCGCCATCACCAAGCTGATCACCCTGTTTCCGTCGCACAAAAACAGCGAGGGCCTTCGCCGTGAGTTCAACGCGCTGATGGAGGAGGAATTCGTCACGGTCCGCGACTTCCTGATCCTGCACTACAAGATCAACCAGCGAGAGGGACCGTTCTGGAGCCAGATGCGCGACATGCCGATCCCGGACCGGCTGGCGGCCAAGATCGCCCTGTTCGAGGATACGGGTCGGATCATCAGGCGCGACCATGACATCTTTTCCGAGTCGAGCTGGCTTGCGGTCGCGGTGGGGCAGGGGCTGACGCCGCAGGGGCGTCACCCGATTTCCGACGTTATCAGTCATGACGCCAATCTGGGCCGGCTGTCAGCGATCCGAGACAGCATCTGGCGCACGGCCGACGCCCTGCCGACGCACGAAGATGTTCTGGCGACGACGATGAATCGCAAGGCGTTTTGAGACCGGGCCTGCCGCCTGAAAGCCGTGTCAGCAGACTGGCGTCCTTCGCAATGGTGGGCGCGCGCCGCTTCTGAACCCGCTGATCAAAAACGCGCCAAGCTTGTCGCGAGGCGTTGACATCGCTGTCAATCAGTAGTCCAACACGCTCGCGGACGGTCGATCAAGGCTGCCGAAACGATTGCGACGGGCTGAACCGTCCTCGGGGGGATCAGAAGTGAAGTCAGAGATGTTCCAAGCCGGCTATGCGCCCGCCGCTCGCGGGCTGCGCCGTTCCGTGTCCGCCCTGGCGTTGACGGTCGCCGTCGTCGGCGCAACCGCCGCCCACGCCCAATCGACGCCGGCGCCCCAGACCCCCGCCACGGACGATGCGGCGCAGGTCGACGACGTCGTCGTCACCGGCATCCGCGCGCGGATCGCATCCTCGCAGGCGATCAAGCGCGACTCCGACACCTTCGTCGATGCCGTGACCGCTGACGACATCGGGGCCCTGCCGGACAAGTCGGTCAACGAAGTGCTGCAGCGCATCCCCGGCGTGAACATCAACCGCTTCCAAGGCCCAACCGACCCCGACCACTTCTCGGTCGAAGGTTCCAACGTCATCATTCGCGGCCTGTCCTACGTCCGCTCGGAGTTCAACGGCCGCGACGCCTTCAGCGTGAACACGGGTCGCGCACTGGGCTTCAACGACGTGTCGCCGGAACTGCTTTCGAGCGTGCAGGTGTTCAAGAATGCGACGGCCGACAGGATCGAAGGCGGTATCGCCGGGGTTGTCGATCTGCGCACCCGCAAGGCGTTCGACAGCCGCAAGTTCGTCTTCGGCGCGACGGTCGAAGGGTCGTACGGCGACCTGCGTGAAAAGCCGGGCCTGGGCTTCTCGTCCCTGATCAGCAACGTCTGGGACACCCAGTACGGTTCGTTCGGCGCCCTGCTTAGCTATGGCGAATCCGACCTCTATTCCGAAGCGTACGGCAGCCACCTCACCGACTTCACCTACCGGTCCGATCTGTCGAACGGCGAGGATCGCCGCTATGTGCCGCGCGGTGGTGCGGTGCGGACCCAGCAGTTTGACCGTTCGCGTTCGACCCTGGACGGTTCGCTGCAGTGGGAATCCACCGACGGCCGCGCCAAGCTGACCGGCGAATACATCCGCGCCGACTCGACCTCGGCCTGGGGCGAGCGCGTGGTCGAGGTCGATCTGGGCAGCGGCGGCAATCCCACCCCCCTGCCGGGCCAGTCGTTCACCTATGATTCCAACGGCGTCTTCACGAGCGGGCTGCTGGTCAGCAATGCGCCGAACCTGCAGGTTCTGCCCAAGCGTCAGCGCGATCTGCAAACCCTGACCGAAGACTTCTCTCTGGCCGCCGAGTTCCATCCGACCGATCGCCTATCGATCTGGTTGGATGCGCAGTATAGCAAGGCCAGCGCCGACGATCTGGACATGAGCGTCTATGGCGCCATCACGCCGCTCTACACCTTGATCGGCGAAGGGCGTCATGGCGTGCCGGACATCCAGTTCGTGGACGCCTCGGGCCAGCCGTCGGCCAGCACAAACGATCCGTCGAACTTCTACTATCGTTCGGCGATGGACCACATCGAACAGTCGGACGGTGATCAGACCGCGTTCAAGGCCGACGTCAAATACGACTTCGACAACTCGCCGCTGCGCGCCATCCGCATGGGCGCGCGCTATTCGGACCGCGAGCAGACGCGGCGCTACACCGCCTATAATTGGGGTGCGATTTCCGAGAGCTGGGCTGGCGGCGTCACGCCGTTCCAGACCACAGGTCCGCTCGCTGTCGAAGCGTATGACTTCCCCAACTTCCAGCGCGGTCACAATCCGACGCCGATGAACGGCTTCTATCCGACAGCCGATCTGATTGCGGCCTATAGGGACGGCACGCTGCAGGCGGCCTTGGCTGCAGCGAGCAGCTCGGGTTCGACCTGGCGTCCGCTGGATCAGCGTCCGGGCGCCATCGCCGGCACGCCCTTCCTGCCGGGCGATATCAACAACTCGGCCGAACAGACGACATCGGCCTATGTCCGGTTTGACTTCGGCTGGGATGATGTCTTCGGTCCGGACACCGCCATCACCGGCAACTTGGGTGTTCGCTACGCCAAGACCGACTTCCAGACGCGCGGCTTCATCTCCAGCCCCAACATCGCGCAGAACTTCGGTGATGCGAACGGCAACGATCCGCGCTTCCCGGGTCAGAACATTCCGGTCACCCAGGCCAATGCGGCGGCCATCGCCCGTTTCCGGTGCTCGACCGTCCAGCCGGGTCAGTCGGCGCCGGGCTATTGCCTGCTGTCGAACGACCGTCTGAACCAGCTGGTCGCCTTCAGCGACGGCAGCTTCCAAGAGGTCGAGCGCGGCAACAGCTATGACGACTGGCTGCCCAGCCTGAACGTCAATCTGAAGTACAAGGAATGGGTGTTCCGCGGGGCCGTGTCGCGCGCTATGACGCGCCCGGACTTCGGCGTGACGGCCTTCGCGGCCACCCTGTTCTACACCGACATGAACCAGGTCCGGGACAACGGCGGCGACGTCAACACCGCCCCGCTGCTGACCACTTTCACCGGCGGTTCGCAGCTGACGGGCGTCCGCTCGTGGAACTACGATCTGGGTGTGGAATGGTATTTCAAGCCGGGTAGCTCGGTGACCTTCAACGCCTTCTACAAGGACCTGTCGGACATCCTGGCCAGCGGCTCGACCGTCCAGCAGTTCAGCAACGCGCAGGGCGTCTCCACGGATGCTCAGGTCAACCAGCAGGTCAATATCGGCTCCGGCTGGATCAAGGGCTTCGAGGTCGGTTATCAGCAGACCTACAGCTTCCTGCCAGGCCTGTGGAGCGGGTTGGGTATCGAGGCGAACTACACCTACGTCGAGCCTTCGACCTTCCCCAATGCTGTGACCGAGCCGCGTTATGTGGGTCTGGAACTGCCGTTGCAGCAGCTGTCGAAGCACACCTAC containing:
- a CDS encoding glycosyltransferase family 2 protein; this encodes MTSLSALTLVRNRQAHLDRLVEGLMLSVTPPDELVVIDMSDAPVTPPPVDFPVRIERLAGDALPLAAARNLAAALASGDNLLFLDVDCIVSSAVCGRMQAVLAEHDAVVCPEVLYLPAGAVRPGPLSEVDLRAAGRPHPVRPFPREGESPEGNPGLFWSLAFALRRSTFDRIGGFDETYVGYGAEDTDLGFRIAREGLPLLFAGGAPVFHQHHEGYDPPLQHFRALIANANRFHAAWSIWPMDGWLRAMADIGLVDWSSDELTICRDPTPAEIAAARKDPANPF
- a CDS encoding helix-hairpin-helix domain-containing protein; the encoded protein is MIDLNIASADTLDGIEMLRGHGFEIVRYREERGRFTSLRQLDEVPGLSGKTDGVEAHVSVKAMSSATKPTSQ
- a CDS encoding DUF2171 domain-containing protein, with translation MTDLSNIKEHMEVIGADGVHLGTVDKVEGDRIKLTKADSGSHSGHHHYLSGGLVAEVEGNRVRLSANADNAALLEEEEAGEAIADLK
- a CDS encoding alpha/beta hydrolase family protein; this encodes MTEPDTVEEGQVRLSVDGQKLTGTLLTPEAPVPGFLFVHGWGGDQEEDLGLAEDLARLGCICFTFDLRGHAESDASRDEVTRQNGFDDVTAAYDYLASQPLIDPGAIGVIGTSYGGYLSALLTSIRDVRWLALRVPALYPDAHWEVPKAKLDKDAVRAYRQQLRTPQEDKALSACAAFEGDVLIVQSGKDDRIPPEVIASYQAAFKDANSFSHRIIAEATHAMRDPAHQRLYATLLINWVEEMVRASRRSYR
- a CDS encoding DUF3182 family protein; protein product: MTIIDPLGVAPMPSFTNAAALAGIALFDPDGHNPGNLHDQASRAMLVSRLARLLRLPIIDVVEDAEDVGPDVLLVPRDTLIGEDMTSRTVFTAGNLLGGRVPHRFIATKAITHGLIDRSATCPAGWSNTMADRLGDAALEGYTAFSVADAIEAGRRLLKTGPVRVKDVLAKAGLGQTVVETPEALVAVIADQDEAQIAAFGVVLEENLLGVETYSVGTLSVGGLRISYVGDQRETTDHKGREVYGGSRLRCVRGDLDRLTHLGLTPEAVEAVRCAAVFDDAAQRAYPDLVLTRRNYDVLAGKDARGRRRVGVLEQSWRVGGATGAEIAAIEAFAASPALTSVETATVEVYGLADVGPEDVVYFRGEDPKVGPMTKYVTRTA
- a CDS encoding SemiSWEET family sugar transporter, whose product is MSDLTANIVGTAAAVCSITSFAPQALKIWKERDASSVSLKTYSLTVTCFILWVVYGVMTQAWPVTVSNSFALIMAASVLIMKWRFRDGDPDGH
- a CDS encoding Y-family DNA polymerase encodes the protein MVLIGRQGRKRVVLAADPAARAHRLYPGMAATQARALVADLVVHPFDPAGDAAALDQLALWSLRRYAPIVAADPPDGLVLDVTGAGHRYGGDEGLLEDLIAQTAAVGLGARAALADTWGAAHALARNLAEPTIVVARGGPAIRRLPLRALRLPADMVDGLVRLGIDTIGELEAKPRAPLALRFGPELIRRLDQAYGRAHEPITPIDAPELIQVRRVFAEPIGAPETLARYTLKLVEALSGALEAQGLGASRLDLQFERIDNRTEAIRVGLARPVRDVARLTRLLCDKIETVDPGLGVEAMVLAAPVVLPLDWSPNADDLGGPATPDIGDLVDLLANRFGPQNLYRLAPAQSDVPERSIRKLSPTAPPVSETWTRRWPRPSRLLAHPEAIEAVALLPDQPPVAFSWRGVRHRVRRADGPERIFGEWWRRDSERDAVRDYFQLEDEAGARFWVFRRGDGEQSQTGDLSWWLHGLFG
- a CDS encoding ImuA family protein, which gives rise to MSAASPSFQALRAEIARIEAGRRPPGGVLPFGLAALDRRLPAGGLALGALHEVAGGGDGAIDGAVAALFAAGVAARTQGPVLWCVTRPDLFAPALEQAGLSSNRVIYVEAEDEAGLLAAFEDGLRHGGFGAVVGEVARLSMTASRRLQLVAEDTGSLGLAVRRWRRQAEAADFGQPTAAATRWRVTALPSAPLPVPGVGRPRWFVELIRCRAGACAEFELEACDETGRLALPPHLADRSAATPAWTRRAVA
- a CDS encoding DUF1810 domain-containing protein, translated to MTTGLDRFVLAQDPVFETAMAELAAGRKTSHWMWFVFPQARSLGRSSTAAFYGIGSLAEAQAYLLHPVLGARLIRAAQTATTAPAASVLQLFGSPDDLKSDHR
- a CDS encoding tryptophan halogenase family protein, translating into MADSSLIIDRIVIVGGGTAGWMAAAALAHAFAGAGKTVTLVESEAIGIIGVGEATIPEILKFNARLGIDEADFLRQTKATFKLGIEFDGWRREGERYFHPFGAFGLDMEGIAFHHFWLKACAEGGSEPLETYSMAWQAARRGRFVHPQGGPQSPLSSLGYAYHFDAALYAAFLRLFAEGLGVVRREGRVVEVQQAADGDITGVRLDDGRVVEGDFFIDCTGFVGLLIEQTLTSGYEDWSSWLSCDSAVAVPCEREGALSPYTRSTAREAGWQWRIPLQHRVGNGYVYSSAHISHQEAEDALMSRLEGTALAEPRRLRFATGRRKDCWKRNCVAVGLSSGFLEPLESTSIHLIQSAITKLITLFPSHKNSEGLRREFNALMEEEFVTVRDFLILHYKINQREGPFWSQMRDMPIPDRLAAKIALFEDTGRIIRRDHDIFSESSWLAVAVGQGLTPQGRHPISDVISHDANLGRLSAIRDSIWRTADALPTHEDVLATTMNRKAF